From a single Populus trichocarpa isolate Nisqually-1 chromosome 17, P.trichocarpa_v4.1, whole genome shotgun sequence genomic region:
- the LOC18106642 gene encoding uncharacterized protein LOC18106642 isoform X1 — protein sequence MILSSDTAEETKQPAMSTTAADAKAEHFELNNGTIRVTVTNYGATITSLYVPDKHGKVADVVLGFDSIEAYVQKDNASYFGCIVGRVANRIKEGKFHLNGVDYSLPKNNGPNSLHGGNKGFDKVVWDVVEQKDGEQPSITFKYESHDGEEGYPGDVIVTATYTLTSSKTLRLDMEAVPKNKTTPINLAHHTYWNLAGHSSGNVLEHLVQISGSQITPVDKNSIPTGELLPVKGTAFDFTSEKKVGSSIREVPGLGYDHNYVLDYGEKKEGLKHVAKVKDPSSSRVLNLWTDAPGVQFYTANYVNGVPGKGGAVYEKHSGLCLETQGFPNAINQPNFPSIVVVPGDKYKHSMLFEFSEE from the exons atgattttgtccTCTGACACTGCAGAGGAGACTAAACAACCAGCCATGAGTACTACTGCTGCTGATGCAAAAGCTGAACACTTTGAACTCAACAATGGAACCATACGTGTAACTGTCACCAACTACGGTGCCACCATCACTTCTCTCTATGTCCCTGACAAGCATg GGAAAGTTGCTGATGTTGTCCTTGGTTTTGACTCGATTGAAGCATATGTG CAGAAAGACAATGCGTCTTATTTTGGTTGCATTGTGGGTCGAGTTGCAAACAGGATTAAAGAGGGGAAATTCCATCTCAATGGGGTGGATTACTCTTTGCCTAAAAATAATGGGCCAAACAGTCTTCATG GTGGGAATAAGGGCTTTGACAAAGTGGTTTGGGATGTTGTGGAGCAGAAAGATGGTGAGCAACCATCGATTACCTTCAAGTATGAAAGTCATGATGGGGAGGAAG GATACCCAGGGGATGTTATTGTGACCGCTACTTACACGCTTACTTCGAGCAAAACCTTGAGGTTGGATATGGAAGCAGTGCCTAAGAATAAGACCACTCCAATTAACCTAGCACATCATACCTACTGGAATTTAGCAGGTCACAGCTCTGGGAATGTGCTCGAGCATTTAGTTCAGATATCAGGATCTCAGATTACCCCTGTGGACAAGAATTCAATCCCAACAGGTGAACTCTTGCCAGTTAAAGGCACTGCTTTTGACTTCACTTCAGAGAAGAAAGTTGGAAGCTCGATTAGGGAAGTCCCTGGCCTAGGGTATGACCATAACTATGTCCTTGACTATGGGGAAAAGAAGGAAGGATTAAAACACGTAGCCAAAGTGAAGGACCCTTCAAGCTCCAGGGTGCTGAACTTGTGGACAGATGCTCCTGGTGTGCAGTTCTACACTGCTAACTATGTGAATGGTGTTCCTGGGAAAGGTGGGGCTGTTTATGAAAAGCATTCAGGATTATGCTTGGAGACCCAAGGATTTCCAAATGCCATTAACCAACCAAACTTCCCTTCTATTGTTGTTGTACCTGGAGACAAGTACAAGCACTCAATGTTGTTTGAGTTTTCAGAGGAGTAA
- the LOC18106642 gene encoding uncharacterized protein LOC18106642 isoform X3, translating to MILSSDTAEETKQPAMSTTAADAKAEHFELNNGTIRVTVTNYGATITSLYVPDKHGKVADVVLGFDSIEAYVKDNASYFGCIVGRVANRIKEGKFHLNGVDYSLPKNNGPNSLHGGNKGFDKVVWDVVEQKDGEQPSITFKYESHDGEEGYPGDVIVTATYTLTSSKTLRLDMEAVPKNKTTPINLAHHTYWNLAGHSSGNVLEHLVQISGSQITPVDKNSIPTGELLPVKGTAFDFTSEKKVGSSIREVPGLGYDHNYVLDYGEKKEGLKHVAKVKDPSSSRVLNLWTDAPGVQFYTANYVNGVPGKGGAVYEKHSGLCLETQGFPNAINQPNFPSIVVVPGDKYKHSMLFEFSEE from the exons atgattttgtccTCTGACACTGCAGAGGAGACTAAACAACCAGCCATGAGTACTACTGCTGCTGATGCAAAAGCTGAACACTTTGAACTCAACAATGGAACCATACGTGTAACTGTCACCAACTACGGTGCCACCATCACTTCTCTCTATGTCCCTGACAAGCATg GGAAAGTTGCTGATGTTGTCCTTGGTTTTGACTCGATTGAAGCATATGTG AAAGACAATGCGTCTTATTTTGGTTGCATTGTGGGTCGAGTTGCAAACAGGATTAAAGAGGGGAAATTCCATCTCAATGGGGTGGATTACTCTTTGCCTAAAAATAATGGGCCAAACAGTCTTCATG GTGGGAATAAGGGCTTTGACAAAGTGGTTTGGGATGTTGTGGAGCAGAAAGATGGTGAGCAACCATCGATTACCTTCAAGTATGAAAGTCATGATGGGGAGGAAG GATACCCAGGGGATGTTATTGTGACCGCTACTTACACGCTTACTTCGAGCAAAACCTTGAGGTTGGATATGGAAGCAGTGCCTAAGAATAAGACCACTCCAATTAACCTAGCACATCATACCTACTGGAATTTAGCAGGTCACAGCTCTGGGAATGTGCTCGAGCATTTAGTTCAGATATCAGGATCTCAGATTACCCCTGTGGACAAGAATTCAATCCCAACAGGTGAACTCTTGCCAGTTAAAGGCACTGCTTTTGACTTCACTTCAGAGAAGAAAGTTGGAAGCTCGATTAGGGAAGTCCCTGGCCTAGGGTATGACCATAACTATGTCCTTGACTATGGGGAAAAGAAGGAAGGATTAAAACACGTAGCCAAAGTGAAGGACCCTTCAAGCTCCAGGGTGCTGAACTTGTGGACAGATGCTCCTGGTGTGCAGTTCTACACTGCTAACTATGTGAATGGTGTTCCTGGGAAAGGTGGGGCTGTTTATGAAAAGCATTCAGGATTATGCTTGGAGACCCAAGGATTTCCAAATGCCATTAACCAACCAAACTTCCCTTCTATTGTTGTTGTACCTGGAGACAAGTACAAGCACTCAATGTTGTTTGAGTTTTCAGAGGAGTAA
- the LOC18106642 gene encoding uncharacterized protein LOC18106642 isoform X2: protein MSTTAADAKAEHFELNNGTIRVTVTNYGATITSLYVPDKHGKVADVVLGFDSIEAYVQKDNASYFGCIVGRVANRIKEGKFHLNGVDYSLPKNNGPNSLHGGNKGFDKVVWDVVEQKDGEQPSITFKYESHDGEEGYPGDVIVTATYTLTSSKTLRLDMEAVPKNKTTPINLAHHTYWNLAGHSSGNVLEHLVQISGSQITPVDKNSIPTGELLPVKGTAFDFTSEKKVGSSIREVPGLGYDHNYVLDYGEKKEGLKHVAKVKDPSSSRVLNLWTDAPGVQFYTANYVNGVPGKGGAVYEKHSGLCLETQGFPNAINQPNFPSIVVVPGDKYKHSMLFEFSEE, encoded by the exons ATGAGTACTACTGCTGCTGATGCAAAAGCTGAACACTTTGAACTCAACAATGGAACCATACGTGTAACTGTCACCAACTACGGTGCCACCATCACTTCTCTCTATGTCCCTGACAAGCATg GGAAAGTTGCTGATGTTGTCCTTGGTTTTGACTCGATTGAAGCATATGTG CAGAAAGACAATGCGTCTTATTTTGGTTGCATTGTGGGTCGAGTTGCAAACAGGATTAAAGAGGGGAAATTCCATCTCAATGGGGTGGATTACTCTTTGCCTAAAAATAATGGGCCAAACAGTCTTCATG GTGGGAATAAGGGCTTTGACAAAGTGGTTTGGGATGTTGTGGAGCAGAAAGATGGTGAGCAACCATCGATTACCTTCAAGTATGAAAGTCATGATGGGGAGGAAG GATACCCAGGGGATGTTATTGTGACCGCTACTTACACGCTTACTTCGAGCAAAACCTTGAGGTTGGATATGGAAGCAGTGCCTAAGAATAAGACCACTCCAATTAACCTAGCACATCATACCTACTGGAATTTAGCAGGTCACAGCTCTGGGAATGTGCTCGAGCATTTAGTTCAGATATCAGGATCTCAGATTACCCCTGTGGACAAGAATTCAATCCCAACAGGTGAACTCTTGCCAGTTAAAGGCACTGCTTTTGACTTCACTTCAGAGAAGAAAGTTGGAAGCTCGATTAGGGAAGTCCCTGGCCTAGGGTATGACCATAACTATGTCCTTGACTATGGGGAAAAGAAGGAAGGATTAAAACACGTAGCCAAAGTGAAGGACCCTTCAAGCTCCAGGGTGCTGAACTTGTGGACAGATGCTCCTGGTGTGCAGTTCTACACTGCTAACTATGTGAATGGTGTTCCTGGGAAAGGTGGGGCTGTTTATGAAAAGCATTCAGGATTATGCTTGGAGACCCAAGGATTTCCAAATGCCATTAACCAACCAAACTTCCCTTCTATTGTTGTTGTACCTGGAGACAAGTACAAGCACTCAATGTTGTTTGAGTTTTCAGAGGAGTAA